Part of the Solwaraspora sp. WMMA2065 genome is shown below.
GGGCGAGCGAGGCCACCGAGACCACACCGAGCACCGTGCTCGCCGGCCCGTACGCCTCGTCCTGGCCGATCGAGTTGCCGGTCAGCGCGATGGTGTCCAGCCACTGGCCGCGCCAGGTCCGCACGAAGACCCACCAGACCACGCCGAAGGCCGCAGTCTGGCCGGCGGCCAGCAGAAGGCACCAGACGCCCAGGAGAACCGCGCCGCGACTGCGCATGCCGTCACGGTAGCCGCCCGGCCCGGCTCCCGCGCTCGGTCAGAACGTCCCGCGCCCGGTCACAACGTAGGAGTCCAGGATCTCAGGACGTCAGAACCAGCCAGCGAACCAGTTCCAGACGCTGACCACCCATTCGGTCTGCCGCAGATAGGCGAACCCGACGGCGATCAGGTACGCCCCGGTCACCATGTGCGAGGCACGGGCACCGTGCCGGACCCGACCCAGCTGGCGTTCCAGCACCACCCGGCCGATCACCCGGCACAGCGCGAACAGACCCGCCCCGACCAGCATCGTCAGCACGAAGGTCAGCACCGGGCTGGTCAGGTTCCCCCGGGCGGAGATGGCCCAGACCCCCCAACAGACGAAGGCGAACAGGCCACCCAGCACGCTCCACTCGCCACCGCGACGCAGCTGGGCGAGCTGCTGACTCAGCGGTGGCCGGGGCGGCCGGATCCGGCCGTCCGACCAGCCCGGCCCGACCTCCGACGGCCAGCCCGTACCGGTCGGCTCGTGCGGCGCGGTGAACTCGGCGGTCGGGGGCGGCCCGCCCCGGCCGACCTGCGCCACCCCGCGCCGGAAAAGGCCGGCGACACCCGGTGCCGTCGGCTGGTCCGCGTCGGGTGCCGTCGGCTGGTCCGCGCCCGCTGCACCGGCAGCCGTACGCTGCGGCGGCACCTCCACGGTCCGCTCGGCCCAGGGTGTATGCCGATCTGCCATGTTTCCTCCCCACGGGTGCGGGCGGACCCCCGTACCATTTAGACGCTCACATCCGAGAGTAGCGAGCCGGCAAATGGGTCGCCGACCCCGCCACCGATCGGCTAGACAGAGCAGATGGATGCACCGCTTCCGATCCGGGCCGGCGTGCCGCAGGATTTCAACCCCGTGATGGAGCTGCTGCTGGCGGCCTTCCACCAGAACCCGGACCCGGAGCTGCACGACGTCGAGCAGGGCGTCTTTGAGCCGGACCGGTCACTGGTGGTCACCGACGGTGACCGGGTGGTCGGGCACGCCGGGGCGTACACCAGGGATCTGACCGTGCCCGGCGCGGTGCTGGCCGCCGCCCACGTCACCATGGTCGCGGTCGCCCCGACCCACCGGCGGCGTGGGCTGCTGACCCGGCTGATGCACCGCCAGCTGCGCGAACTACGCGACGGCGGTGAACCGGTCGCGGTGCTGTGGGCCAGCGAGGGCCGCATCTACCCACGGTACGGCTACGGAATGGCCGCGCAGCGGCTGGAACTGGATGTCGACCTGCGGGAGACCCGGGTGCTCGATCCGGCTGACCCGTCCGCTGGCCCTGGCGTCGGGTCGCTGCGCGTCGGCGACCCTGGGCAGCTACGGCCCGACCTGGCAGCGGTGTACGAGCGGCTGCGTCCCGGCCGTCCCGGCTGGTCCGGCCGGGACGGCCGGTGGTGGCGGTACGTGCTGGCCGACAGCCCGGCCCGCCAGTCCGGGCAGACCGCGCTGCGGGTCGTGCTGCACGACGGTCCGACCGGCCCGGACGGCTACGCCCTGTGGCGTACGGTGAGCGACTGGGACGCCCATGGGCCGAAGGGCCGGGTACGGGTGATCGAGGCGGTGGCCGGCAGCGTCGACGGATACCGGGCCCTGTGGCGGTTCCTCACCGGCATCGACCTCAGCCGGGCGCTCTCCTTCCGGTTCGCGGCGCTGGACGAGCCGCTGTTCCAGCTGGTCGACGAGCCCCGGCAACTCGGTGCCGCGCTCGCCGACAGCCTCTGGGTGCGGCTGGTCGACGTCGCGGCGGCGCTGTCCGCCCGCCGGTACGCCACCGGGGTCGACGTGGTCGTCGACGTCACCGATCCGCTGCTGCCGGAGAACTCCGGCCGCTGGCGGCTGACCGGCGACCGGGAACAGGCCCGCTGCGTACCCACCGACGAGCCGGCGGACCTCGCCTGCGGGGTGGCCGACCTGGCGGCGGTGTACCTGGGCGGACCGTCGCTGCGGTCGCTGGCCGACGCCGGTCGGGTACGCGAGCTGCGCCACGGTGCGGTGGCCGAGGCCAACACCGCGTTCGGCTGGGACCGTGCCCCCGCCGGCATCGAGATCTTCTGAGCCGGTCGCGGTACGGTCGGCGGATGGCGGACTTCGAACGGCGCAGGCGACGGCACCGGCACGGCGCCCCCACGGAACGTCCCGACAGCGGACCAGCCAACGCCAGCACCGCCGAGGTACACGACCCGGAGCAGGACGGTACGCCGGAGCCGGACGGCAGGCCCGTACCGGGGCCGCGCCCGCAGTCACCGGGGCCACGTACTCCGGAGCCGTCGCAGCGCGTCCCGGAGCCACCGCCGACGCACCGTCAACGCCGGCAGACGTCGGGCCGTTCAGCCGGTGGCGGGTCCGGCGGCGACGACCGGGACGCCGACCGTGGCCTGCGTGGACTGGTCGGTTCCGGCACCTCACAGGTCAGCATCTCGGCGGCGCTGCGGGCGCGGGACGCGTCCCGCCCCAGCGAGGACGACCTCACCAGGGCCGACGAGACGCTGACCATCGTCCGCCGGCACTGGGTGCCCCGGGAGGAACTGCCCCGCCGGGAGCGGTGAACCGGCCGGTCCCGACGTGACCCACCGGGCACCGAGAGGTGCCGCTGCGGACCAACGGGGTCAGGGCAGCGTTGGCAGCTTGCGGTCGATCTCGTACGCGCCGACCTGGGCGATGCGGCGGGCGTGCCGGTCGTTGCCGGAGAACCCGGTGGCCAGGAACGCCTCCACCAGCGTGGTCGCCTCGTCGAGGGTGTGCTGGCGGGCGCCGATCGCGACGACGTTGGCGTCGTTGTGGGTGCGGGCCAGCTGCGCGGTCTCCAGGTTCCAGGCCAGCGCAGCCCGCACCCCGGGAACCTTGTTGGCGGCGATCTGCTCGCCGTTGCCGGAGCCGCCGATCACCACCCCGAGGCTGCCCGGGTCGGCGACCACCCGGGTTCCCGCGTGCAGGCAGAACGCCGGGTAGTCGTCGTCCGGGTCGAACTCGTGCGGCCCGACGTCGGTCACCTCGTACCCCTGCTTGGCGAGGTGGTTGACCAGATGCACCTTGAGCTCGTAGCCGGCGTGGTCGGCTGCCAGGTAGACGCGCATACCGGCAGTCTCTCAGCGCCGGTCGGTCGGCCGCACAGCCGGGTCAGCCGATCTCACCGGCCGGATCTGCCGGCCCTCGACGGCTCAGCTGATCTCGGCCAGCACCAGACCGCCGCGCGCCTTCGGGGTGAACCAGGTGCTCTTGCGGGGCAGCTTCTGCCGGGCCAGGTTCACCGCGACGAAGTCGTCGACGGTGACCGGGGCGATCAGCACAGCCAGCTCGGCCCGGCCGGCGTCGACCTCGCCGGTCAGCCAACTGGCCGGATAGTCGCCGCCGACGTACGTGATCCGCTTGTCGCCCGGGTCGAGGCCGAGCACACCGCGCAGCAGCACCCGCTCCACCAGGGCGTGGTCGAGGTTGTCCACCCGGTCACCGTCGGTGGTCGGCAGGGTGACCTGGTAGCCGCGTCCGGCCAGGTAGAGCCGCACCGCGCCGCCGGAAGCCGGCACCGTCGGCGCACCGTCGAGCGCGGTCACCGTCGCACCGGCGTCAGTCAGCCCGGCCAGCGTCTCGTCCGGGCTCAGGGTCAGCTCGCTGACCAGCCGGTTGTACGGCTGGATGGCCACCGACGCGGGGGTGGTGACCACGGCCAGGAAGCGGGACAGGCCGCCGGTCTGCGCGGCCAGACTGCGATGGTTGCCGTCCGCGACGACCAGCTCACCGCCGCCGGCCAGCGCGCAGAGCCGCTGCTGCAGCTCTCCCGGACCGACCGGCCAGATCGCGTGGGTTCGGCCGGCCTGGTCCAGATCGGTCGCGGCCGGCGCGCCGGCGGCCTCGGTCGCTGCGGCGAGCGCGGCGTGCAGTTCGTCGCCGCGCCCGGTCTGCAGCAGCAGCACCGGCGACAGCAGATGTCCGACCGCTTCGGCGAGCGCGACCCGCTCCCGGACCTTGGCGATGAACACGTCCTCGTTGCGGATCACCAGACCCGGTTCGTCGGCGCTGGTGGAGATCTGATCGGTGTCGACCATCACGAACAGGCCGTACGCCGCCGCGTCGCTGGCCGGCTCGGTGATCCGGTAGAGCACGGCGACCTGCTCGGCCGGCGTGTAGCTGCCGTCGGCCCGGGCCTCACCGAGCCGCCCGGCGGCCGCCGGCAGGCAGTCGAGGAACGACCGGCCGAGGCTGTCCGGCGCCCGGTGCGGCATCTCCACCGCCAGCGCGCTACGGGGATTCGCCTCGATGATCGCGGTGATCTCGGCGTCGTCGGCGAACTCGTCGTAGTTCTGCGCGCCGGTCTCGCCGGTGGTGATCCAGGCGCGGGAAATCGGGTGAACGACCGTCATGGCGCGGACGCTACCGGCGGGGTCCGCTGTGACGACCGATACATCGGCCGTTTCCACCGGATGGACAACAGCCCGGTCGCCGGACCAGCGTGACGGACAGCGGCCCGGTTGCCCGGGCCGCTGTCGACGGCGGTGGCCGCAGTGACCGGCCGGACCGGATCATCCGACCGGAGTCGGGCGCCGGTGCCGGCCGCCGCCGGTCCGGGCCGCCGGGACCGCGCCGACCGTCGACGCCGGCAGCCCCGACGGTACGGCGACCGGCACCCGCTCCGTGTCGTGGACCGACGGTTCCCGCCGGTGCCGGCTGCCGTCACTCGCCACGCCCCAGACCCGGGCCGCGATCGCCTCGCGCAGCACGGGCAGATCCCAGTAGTCGGAGTCGATGTCGACCAGCATGTTGACCTCCGATGCGTCGGTGTGACCCGGTTTCCTGCCGGGCCGGCGGGGTGAACATCCTGGGCAACGACGTGGCCTGGGACGCGTCACGTGCGCCGCGCAGCGACACGCCGGGCGACATGGAACTCGTCACCGACACCGACGAACTGGTCAGTCGAACGTGGGATCCACCTCGCGGGACCGCTTCAGCTCGTAGAATCCCGGCGTCCCGGCGACCAGCAGCACACCGTCCCAGAGCCGGCCGGCGGCATCCCCGCGCGGTACCGGGGTGATCACCGGGCCGAAGAACGCGACCGGGCCGGCACCCTCCGGGCCCGGGGCGTGGATCACCGGCGTACCGACGTCCATCCCGACCGGGGCCATCCCGGCGGCGTGGCTGGCCCGCAGCGGGCCGTCCCAGGCCGGATCGTCGGCGGCGGCGGCCAGCGCCGGGTCCAGCCCGGCCTCGGTCAACGCGGCGGTGTAGAGCTCGGGTCCGGTCGGCTGCTTCTCCAGGTGGATCCGGTTGCCCAGCGCGGTGTAGAGGGCCCGTACCGCAGCGTCGTCGAGGTCCTGCTGGACCGCGACGGCGACCCGGACCGCCCCCCAGGCGCGGTCGAGGAAGTCGCGGTAGTTCTCCGGCAGGTCACGGCCCTCGTTGAGGACGGCCAGGCTCATCACCCGGAACCGGACGTCGACCGGCCTGACCTGTTCGACCTCCAACAACCAACGCGAGGTGATCCAGGCCCACGGGCACATCGGATCGAAGTACATGTCCACGGTCTGACGGTCGGACATCAGACTCCCCTTCTTCTTTGTCCGGCGGCTGTCCGCCGCCATTGTCCGGGTCACCTCGCCAGACGGCGCCCCAACCCAGCAAGTCCAGGATCTGGGCCGGCCTCGCCAGGCCCCCACGACGTGAAAGACTTGGCCGAACGGGGTCATTCCCAGCTGTCCCCGACGCCGCCGACGTCGACGTCGGCGGTTGAACGATTGGACGGAGGCACACGGTGGCTGGAGTGCGCAATCTGACCCAGGTCGAGGCGGCCGAACGCGCCCGCCTGCTCGACGTGACCGGGTATGACATCCACCTCGACCTGTCCGGCGCCGGCAGCGCCGCGGACAGCCGGGTGTTCCGTTCGACAACAACGGTCACCTTCCGCTGCACCGAGCCTGGAGCAGGCACGTTCATCGAGGTCGCGGCGGACCAACTGCACTCGGCGACGCTGAACGGCCAGCGGCTCGACCCGTCCGGCTGGTCGGCCGAGTCCGGGCTGGCCCTACCGGGCCTGGCCGCGGAGAACACGCTGGTCGTCGAGGCCGAGTTCATCTACTCGGCCAGCGGGCAGGGGCTGCACCGCAGCGTCGACCCGGTCGATGGCGAGACGTACCTGTACAGCCAGTTCGAGACCGCGGACGCGCAGCGGGTGTTCGCCTGCTTCGACCAGCCCGACCTGAAGAGCGTCTACACCTGGCACGCTGTCGTGCCGGCCCACTGGCGGGTCATCTCGAACATGCCGGTGGCCACCGAGGAGCCGGCCGGGCCGGACACCAAGACCGTCCACTTCGCCGAGTCGGCGCGGATGAGCACCTACATCACCGCGCTGTGCGCCGGCCCGTACCACGAGGTGCGACGCAGCCACGACGGCGTCGACCTGGGCTACTTCTGCCGGGCCAGCATGGCCGAGCACCTCGACGTCGACGACCTGCACCTGATCACCGCGCAGGGTTTCGACTTCTTCCAGGCCCAGTTCGGGGTCCGCTACCCGCTGCCCAAGTACGACCAGATCTGGGTGCCGGACTTCAACGCCGGCGCGATGGAGAACTTCGGCGCGGTCACCCACGCCGAGGCGCACTACATCTTCCGTTCCCAGGTGACCGATTTCGAGTACGAGCAGCGGGCCAACACCGTGCTGCACGAGCTTGCCCACATGTGGTTCGGCAACCTGGTGACCATGCGCTGGTGGAACGACCTGTGGTTGAACGAGTCGTTCGCCGAATGGGCCAGCCACTGGTGCAACTCGGAGGCGACCCGGTTCACCGACGCCTGGACCACCTTCCTGTCGGTCCGCAAGAACTGGGGCTACCGGCAGGACCAGCTCTCCTCCACCCATCCGGTCTACTGCGAGATGCCGGACCTGGAGGCGGTCGAGGTCAACTTCGACGGCATCACGTACGCCAAGGGCGCCAGCGTGCTCAAGCAGCTCGTCGCGTACGTCGGTCTGGAGCCCTTCCTCGCCGGTCTGCGCACCTATTTCCAGCGGCACGCCTGGGGCAACGCCACCTTCGACGACCTGCTCTCCGAGCTGGAGGCCGCCTCCGGCCGGGAGCTGCGCAAATTCGCCGCCCAGTGGTTGGAGACCGCCCAGGTCAACACGCTGCGGCCGGAGCTGTCGGTCGGCCCGGACGGCACCTACCAGCAGGTCACGGTGCTTCAGGAGGCACCGGCCGGGCACCCGACGCTGCGTACCCACCGGATCGGGGTCGGCCTCTACGACCTGACCGCCGGCCGGCTGGTCCGCCGGCACCGGGTCGAGGTCGACATCAGCGGTGAGCGCACCGAGCTGACCGGGCTGACCGGGCTGCCCGCCGCCGACGTGCTGCTGCTCAACGACGACGACCTGAGCTACACCAAGCTACGGCTCGACCCGGCGTCGATGGCCAACGTGGTGCAGCACATCAGCGCGTTCGAGTCGTCGCTGGCGCGGGCGCTGTGCTGGGCGGCGGCCTGGGACATGGTCCGGGACGGGGAGCTCGCCGCACGCGACTACGTCGCCCTGGTGCTCACCGGGCTGCCCAACGAGACCGACATCAACCTGGTGACCGCGACCCTGCGGCAGGCCACCAACACCCTGACGTTCTACGCCGAGCCGGGCTGGGCGGCGCAGGGCTGGGCCGACCTGGCCCGTACCGCCCGGACCGCGCTGCAGGCGGCGGAGCCCGGCAGCGGCTTCCAGCTGGCCTGGGCGCGCAGCTACGCCACGGCGGCCCGCTCCGACGGCGACCTGGCGGTGCTGCGTGGCTGGCTCGACGGGGCAGACGTGGTGCCGGGGCTGACCATCGACACCGAGCTGCGCTGGACGGTGCTGCAGTCGCTGGCCGCCAACGGTGCCGCCACCGGCGAGCAGATCGACGCGGAGCTGGCCCGGGACCGGACCGCCAGCGGTGAGCGGGAGGCGGCGCTGGCCCGCGCCCTGCTGCCGGACCCGGCCAACAAGGCCGCCGTCTGGGCCAAGCTGACCGGGCCGGACAGCCTGCCGAACTGGCAGCACCGGGCGTTGCTGCAAGGCTTCCAGCACTCGACGCAGGTGGAGCTGACCGAGCCGTACCGGACGGCGTACTTCGACGTGGTGGGCCGGATCTGGGCCACCCGGGACAGCGAGCCGGCGCAGGAGTTCGTCACGCTCGCATACCCGGCGTACCTGGTCTCCGAGGAGACCGTCGCGGCAACGGACGAATGGCTGGCCGGCGACGGTCACCCGGCTCCGCTGCGCCGGCTGGTCGCTGAGGGCCGCGACGGGGTGGTCCGGGCGTTGACCGCACGGGCCACCGACACGGCCGCCGCCCGCTGAGTGACTCCCGCGCCAGCCGCCATCGAGGTGAGGCTGAGACACCCTAAGACGCAGATTCAAGGTGTCTCAGCCTAACCTCGACGCGGCTCTCCGGTCCCCCGGCTCAGCCGACGCGCAGGGCGGCGGCCATGGGTGGCTGGTCTGGTGGTGCGCCGCCCCGGCGCATCGCCCACAGCGGCGGGCCGCCGGCCGGCAGGTGCGCGACCCGTACGATCCGGTAGCCGTGGCGCAGGTAGAAGGCCTGGGAGCGTGGGCTGCTCGCCTCTACCACCGCCGGCATGCCAGATGGTGGTGCCGGCCAGTCGCTTCCAGGCGGCCGGAGGTGAGCGTGTAGTGCGCGTACGGGCCGTGCCGGTCAC
Proteins encoded:
- a CDS encoding GNAT family N-acetyltransferase — encoded protein: MDAPLPIRAGVPQDFNPVMELLLAAFHQNPDPELHDVEQGVFEPDRSLVVTDGDRVVGHAGAYTRDLTVPGAVLAAAHVTMVAVAPTHRRRGLLTRLMHRQLRELRDGGEPVAVLWASEGRIYPRYGYGMAAQRLELDVDLRETRVLDPADPSAGPGVGSLRVGDPGQLRPDLAAVYERLRPGRPGWSGRDGRWWRYVLADSPARQSGQTALRVVLHDGPTGPDGYALWRTVSDWDAHGPKGRVRVIEAVAGSVDGYRALWRFLTGIDLSRALSFRFAALDEPLFQLVDEPRQLGAALADSLWVRLVDVAAALSARRYATGVDVVVDVTDPLLPENSGRWRLTGDREQARCVPTDEPADLACGVADLAAVYLGGPSLRSLADAGRVRELRHGAVAEANTAFGWDRAPAGIEIF
- a CDS encoding ribose-5-phosphate isomerase, yielding MRVYLAADHAGYELKVHLVNHLAKQGYEVTDVGPHEFDPDDDYPAFCLHAGTRVVADPGSLGVVIGGSGNGEQIAANKVPGVRAALAWNLETAQLARTHNDANVVAIGARQHTLDEATTLVEAFLATGFSGNDRHARRIAQVGAYEIDRKLPTLP
- a CDS encoding DUF1015 family protein, which produces MTVVHPISRAWITTGETGAQNYDEFADDAEITAIIEANPRSALAVEMPHRAPDSLGRSFLDCLPAAAGRLGEARADGSYTPAEQVAVLYRITEPASDAAAYGLFVMVDTDQISTSADEPGLVIRNEDVFIAKVRERVALAEAVGHLLSPVLLLQTGRGDELHAALAAATEAAGAPAATDLDQAGRTHAIWPVGPGELQQRLCALAGGGELVVADGNHRSLAAQTGGLSRFLAVVTTPASVAIQPYNRLVSELTLSPDETLAGLTDAGATVTALDGAPTVPASGGAVRLYLAGRGYQVTLPTTDGDRVDNLDHALVERVLLRGVLGLDPGDKRITYVGGDYPASWLTGEVDAGRAELAVLIAPVTVDDFVAVNLARQKLPRKSTWFTPKARGGLVLAEIS
- a CDS encoding DsbA family protein gives rise to the protein MSDRQTVDMYFDPMCPWAWITSRWLLEVEQVRPVDVRFRVMSLAVLNEGRDLPENYRDFLDRAWGAVRVAVAVQQDLDDAAVRALYTALGNRIHLEKQPTGPELYTAALTEAGLDPALAAAADDPAWDGPLRASHAAGMAPVGMDVGTPVIHAPGPEGAGPVAFFGPVITPVPRGDAAGRLWDGVLLVAGTPGFYELKRSREVDPTFD
- the pepN gene encoding aminopeptidase N, with product MRNLTQVEAAERARLLDVTGYDIHLDLSGAGSAADSRVFRSTTTVTFRCTEPGAGTFIEVAADQLHSATLNGQRLDPSGWSAESGLALPGLAAENTLVVEAEFIYSASGQGLHRSVDPVDGETYLYSQFETADAQRVFACFDQPDLKSVYTWHAVVPAHWRVISNMPVATEEPAGPDTKTVHFAESARMSTYITALCAGPYHEVRRSHDGVDLGYFCRASMAEHLDVDDLHLITAQGFDFFQAQFGVRYPLPKYDQIWVPDFNAGAMENFGAVTHAEAHYIFRSQVTDFEYEQRANTVLHELAHMWFGNLVTMRWWNDLWLNESFAEWASHWCNSEATRFTDAWTTFLSVRKNWGYRQDQLSSTHPVYCEMPDLEAVEVNFDGITYAKGASVLKQLVAYVGLEPFLAGLRTYFQRHAWGNATFDDLLSELEAASGRELRKFAAQWLETAQVNTLRPELSVGPDGTYQQVTVLQEAPAGHPTLRTHRIGVGLYDLTAGRLVRRHRVEVDISGERTELTGLTGLPAADVLLLNDDDLSYTKLRLDPASMANVVQHISAFESSLARALCWAAAWDMVRDGELAARDYVALVLTGLPNETDINLVTATLRQATNTLTFYAEPGWAAQGWADLARTARTALQAAEPGSGFQLAWARSYATAARSDGDLAVLRGWLDGADVVPGLTIDTELRWTVLQSLAANGAATGEQIDAELARDRTASGEREAALARALLPDPANKAAVWAKLTGPDSLPNWQHRALLQGFQHSTQVELTEPYRTAYFDVVGRIWATRDSEPAQEFVTLAYPAYLVSEETVAATDEWLAGDGHPAPLRRLVAEGRDGVVRALTARATDTAAAR